The following DNA comes from Corallococcus exiguus.
TGGGCATCTTCCCCTCCGCCCAGGCCGTGGTGCTCCACAAGGGCGTGCAGGTCTTCGGTGGCGTCGCTGGCAACGTGAAGGGCGATACGCGCTTCGACCTCGCGTCCCTCACCAAGGCCATGTCCACCACCGCGCTCTTCCTGCGCCTGTGGACCGAAGGCAAGGTAGGCCCGGACACGCTCGTGTCCCGCTACTTCCCCGGCTCGCCCGCGGGCGATGCGGGCGTCACCGTCGCGGACCTGCTCTACCACCGCTCCGGTCTGCCCGCGTTCGTCCCGTTCTTCGCGGACGCCCTCAAGGCCCACCCGGAGTTGCTCGACGCCGGCTGCCCTGCCTCCGTCCGCGCGCAGGTCCACGCGGACGTCCTCCACACCGCCGCCGCCACGCCGCTCGACGCGCCCGTGCGCACGAAGTCCGTGTACAGCGACGTGGGCTTCATCCTCCTGGGTGACATCCTCGCCCGCGCCGGTGGCGCCCCGCTGGACGTGCTCTTCCACCGCCACGTCGCGGAGCCGCTGGAACTGAAGGCCCGCTTCCACCGCCTCAGCGATTTCCCCGCCGACGGCGCCACCGCGCCCACCGGCGCCATGCGCCCGCGCGAGCCCGCTCCTGGCCAGGAGTCGCTGTGGAAGGACGTGCCATCGCAGCCGTCCCGCCCCGCCGAGGTGGATGACGACAACGCCTGGGTGCTGGACGGCGTCGCGGGACACGCGGGCCTCTTCGGCACCGCCGTGGACGTGGCCCGCTTCGGACAGGCCGTGCTGGAGGGCGCCGCGGGCACGCATGCCGCGATTGCTCCGGGGCCCTTGTGGCACCGCGCGCTCGCCACCGACCCCAAGGTGGAGGGCAGCACGCGCTCCATGGGCTTCGACTCTCCGTCGAAGGGTTACTCCAGCGCGGGCCGCTTCATTGGCGACACGCCTCCGGGCGCGGTGGGCCACCTGGGCTTCACCGGCACCAGCCTCTGGGTGGACCTGAGGCGGTCGCTCGTCGTCGCGCTCATCACCAACCGCGTGGCCCAGGGCCGTCAGGACCTGCGCATCCGCGACTTCCGCCCCGCCTTCCACGAGCTCGTCGTGGAGGCGCTCGACCTTCACGTCCTCCCCTGAGGAAACCGCAGCATGGCTGACGACAACGGCAACGTCCTCGACACACTCGACCCGCAGTCCGTGCGCCGCATCCACCTGGTGGGCGTGGCCGGCACGGGCATGGGCTCCTTCGCCGGCATGCTCAAGGCCGCCGGCTACGACGTCACCGGCAGCGACGAGAACGTCTACCCGCCCATGAGCGACATGCTCCGCACGTGGGGCATCCCCGCCAGCAGCCCGTACTCGCCCGCCAACCTGGACGCGGCGAAGCCAGACCTGGTCATCATCGGCAACGTCATCCGCCGGGTGAATCCGGAGGCCACCGCCGTGCGCGAGCGGGGCCTCAAGCAGATGTCCTTTCCCGCGGCGCTGGGCTCGCTCTTCCTGGACCGCTCGCACTCCGTCGTCGTCGCCGGCACGCATGGCAAGACGACGACGTCCTCGCTCATGGCACACGTGCTGGTGGCCGCGGGCAAGGACCCCAGCTTCCTCGTGGGCGGCGTCACCCAGAACTACGCGGGCAACTACCGCGTGGGGAAGGGCCCGCACTTCGTCGTCGAAGGCGACGAGTACGACACCGCCTACTGGGACAAGGGCTCCAAGTTCCTCCACTACCGCCCGCGCACCGCCATCGTCACCAGCGTGGAGTTCGACCACGCGGACATCTTCCGCGACCTGCCCCACTACGAGGCCACGTTCGAGAAGTTCGTGCGCCTGGTGCCGAAGGACGGCCAGTTGGTCGTCTGCGCCGCGTACCCCAACGCCGTGCGCATCGCGCGTGAAGGCACCGCTCCCGTCAGCACCTACGTGGCCAAGGAGGGCGCGGACGCGGACTACACGCCGAAGAACCTCTCCTTCGGTCCCGAGGGCGCCCGCTTCAACGTCGTGGAGAAGGGCCAGGACCTGGGCACCGTGACGCTGCCGATGTCCGGCGCGCACAACGTGGAGAACGCGCTCGCGGTCATCGCCGCCGCGCGCGGCCTGGGCCTCACCTTCGCTGAAATCCAGCAGGGCCTGTCCACCTTCCAGGGCGTGAAGCGCCGGCAGGAGGTTCGCGCGGAGGTGGACGGCGTGCTCGTGGTGGACGACTTCGCGCACCACCCCACCGCCGTGCGCGAGACCATCGCCGCCATCCACCACCGCTACCCGGACCGGCGCCTGTGGGCCATCTTCGAGCCGCGCTCCAACACCAGCCGCCGCAACATCCACCAGGAGGACTACGCGCACGCCTTCCCCGGCGCCACGCGCGCCAGCCTCAAGGTGCCCGAGCGTCACGACAAGGTGCCCGAGGGCGAGGAGCTCAACGTCCCCAAGCTCATCGAAGCGCTCAAGGGACAGGGCATCGCCGCGGACGGCGCCACCGACGTGCAGACGCTGGTGGACCGCGTCGCTACCGAGGCGAAGTCCGGTGACGTGCTGCTCGTCATGAGCAACGGCGCCTTCGGAGGCTTCATCGACAAACTGCTCACCGCCCTGAAGTCCCGGGCGGGGAAGGGGACCTGAGTCATGCGCCGTCCATTCCTCCTCTCGCTGGGTGCCCTGGCGTTCGCCCTGGGTTGCTCCGCGGCGCCCACGCCGCTGCCTCCGCTCACGGACCGCACCGGCGGCGGGACGCGCTCCAGCAGCTCCGCACTGGAGTCGAACCGGGCCTCGGGCCAGCCTCTCGTCTTCCAGGTGAAGCGCTACCCGGACAACAGCCCGTACGACTTGAAGAGCGACCGCGGGCAGGTCGTCCTCTTGGACGTGTGGGCCACGTGGTGCGAGCCCTGCAAGGACGCGCTGCCCATGTACGCGCAGCTCCAGAAGGAATACGGCTCGCGCGGCTTCAAGGCCTACGCCCTCAACGTGGACGAGGACGTGCGCGCCATTCCTCCCTTCCTGGAGGAGGCGAAGGTGGAGCTGCCCATCCTCCTGGACGCCAACGCGCTGGTGTCCGAGCGCCTGCTGAAGGTGCGGCTGATGCCCACCACCTTCCTCATTGATCGCAAGGGTGTCGTCCGCCACGTGCACGAGGGCTTCGCCGAGGAGTTCCTCCAGAAGTTCCAGACGGAAATCGAGCAGCTGCTCGCCGAGCCCGCCTCCTAGAGCGCACCCGAGGGAAACGCATCCATGGCCCACGAACCGGAAACGCCCGCCGCGCTGCGCCGCACCGCGGAGGAGGGCGCCCGCATGGCCGGCCGCATCCTCCGCGAGCGCTTCCCGCAGCACCGCACCATCGAGTTCAAGGGCGGCATCGACCTCGTGACGGACGCGGACCGCACCTCCGAGGCCGCGCTGCTGGACTTCCTGCGGCAGCGTTACCCTCGCCACGCCATCCTCGCGGAGGAGAGCGGCGCCACGCAGGGCAGCGACACGTTCCGCTGGGTGGTGGATCCGCTGGACGGCACCACCAACTACTCGCACCAGGTGCCGCACTTCTGCGTCAGCGTGGCGGTGGAGGGCCCGGAAGGCACCGTGGCGGGCGCCGTCTACGACCCCATGCGCGACGAGCTCTTCTCCGCCGCGAAGGGGGAGGGCGCCACGCTCAACGGCGTGCCCCTGAAGGCCAGCCCCACGGCCACGCTGGAGCGGGCGCTCTTGTGCACGGGCTTTCCCTACGACGTGCGCGAGCGCCCGGACCTGCCCGTGGGCCTCTTCAGCCAGCTCATCCTCCTGGCGCAGGGCATGCGCCGCACCGGCAGCGCCGCGCTGGACCTGGCGTACGTCGCGGCCGGCCGCTTCGACGGCTACTTCGAGTTCGGCCTCAAGCCCTGGGACATCGCCGCGGGCGGCCTGCTGGTGGCGGAGGCCGGCGGCGTCATCGTGCACATCGACGGGCGGCCCTTCGACGTGCTCAAGGGCGACGTGCTAGCGAGCGGCGCGAACCTGGCGCCCCAGCTCATGACCCAGGCGAAGCGCTTCCTGGATGAAATCGGTTGGACGTCGCGCGACTAGAAGAAGCTCTCCGGCACGAAGACGATGTCGCCGGCCTGGAGCAGGAAGTTGCGCTCGCGGCCCACGCCAATGTCCTCCACGGGCACGCGAATCTTGCGCTCCTGCCCGTCCACCACGCGCGTGACGAGCGTGTTGTTCTTCGCCGCCAGCTTGGTGAAGCCACCGGCCAGCGTAATCGCCTGGATGATGGACACCTCGCCGGTGACGGGGAAGGTGCCGGGCTTCTGCACTTCCCCGAAGACGAAGATCTTCTGCGAGTTGTACTCCCGCACCAGCACGGACACCTGCGGGCGGCGCAGGTAGCGCGCCAGGCAGTCTCGCAGCGCATCCGCCGCGGCGCTGGCGGTGAGGCCGGACAGCGACACCTTGCCGCACAGCGGATAGTCGATGGTGCCTTCCGGCGACACGCGCCAGGTGCCGGAGTGCTCGGGCTCCTGGAAGACGCGCACCTCCACCACGTCACCGGGGCCCAGGTTGCCGCCAGACGTCGCCGCGGCCTCCGCGGACGATGCGGGCGTGGGCGGAGGGGGCGGCGGGCGCGTGTCCGCGTGGCATGCGGACAGCACCGCGAGGAGGACCGGCAGGATGAAGCAGAGCCGCGAGGAACGCATGGGCGCGGGAGGCCTCAGTAGGAGACGGACACCCGCGCGTAGCCTTCGTGGCGGGTGTAGTTGAGGCCAGCGGCGCCCAGCGACGACGAGCGGGTGCCCAGCATGTAGCCCACCGCGCCCACCAGCCACGGGCGGATTTGATACTCGGGCCCCAGGTCCAGCGTCACCAGCGTGTCGCCGCGGCCGCCCGCGAAGGAGAGGAAGTCCAGCGCGCCCGTGGCGTGCAGCGCGAGCCGGCTGCCCATCACGGTGCGCCCTTCCGCGTAGACGCGGTCGTCGCGGAAGGTGCCGTAGGCGGCCACCGGTTGGAAGGCGCGCAGGTAGCCGCCCTTCACCGTGAGCGACGGGCCCACGAGGTACGTGCCCTCCACCTGGCCCACCACGGTGCCGCCGCCGCCCGAGCCCAGGTTCTGGCTCCAGCCGGCCTTCGCCGTCAGGGTAATCCGCGGGGAGATCAGACCGGACACACCCGCCATGGCGTGCAGGATGGCCGCGCTGGGCGTGGTGGTGTCGTTGAAGTAGCCCCGGTACTGCAGGCCCGTGTCCACCACCACCGCCGTCTTGGGCAGGAAGCGCCAGCGGCCCTCCGCGCCCAGCCGCAGGTTGCCGTAGTTGAACTGGCTGGCGGCGAGCGGATCACACGCGGCGTCGGTGCAGCCGATGGGCGTCATGCCGCCCAGGGGCTCGAAGAACTCCATCGCGTACGCCAGCGCAGGGGTGACTTCCAACGCGCCGCCGCCGGGCTTCCACTGCGCCTTCACGCGCGCCTCGTTGAAGAGGCTGAGGATGCCCGCGCCCAGCGCCGCCGTGCGCGTGCGGTCCGAGCGCGTCAGCTCGTCGCCGACCTCAAAAGACAGCTCGCTCTCCTGGTTGAACCGCAGCGCCAGGTCCGCAGCGCCCTCCAGGTGAGACGCCGCGCCGGAGCCCGCCGTGAGCAGGCCCGTGTAGGCCACGTAGTCCAGGTTGCCGCGCAGCGCGACGGCCAGCTTGGGGGACGGCACGTCCAGCATCAGCCCGGGGCGGACGTGCAGCGCCAGCTCTCCGGACAGGTCCGGGGACAGGGGGCCGGTGCCCGCTTCGCGGAAGTAGCCCACGCCGCTGTCCAGCCGCGTCTCCAACTCCAGCGTCGGGTGCAGTCGCCCGTTGCCCACCTTGAGGCCATTGCCACCCGGAGGCCGCCCGCCCACGAAGGCCTGCGCCGACGCCGTCAGCGGCAGGAGCGCCGCGAGCGCCAGGGCCCCAAGGGCCAGACGGAATGTCCCAGGCTGCTTCATGGTGTCAGACGGGCTCCACGCGGTGAGACGGGGGGCATAGCACGCAGGTTCCCGCGCCGGAACAAACGGTCCGGGGCCGGGACCGTGGCAGGTGGGAAGGGGCCAGCCACTCAGTCCACGGGGCTCGCGGGCGGGGGACGGACCACCAGATCCGGCGGCGGCGGGGGCCGCGTGGGGTCACCGCCGGGCAGATTGTCCGGCTCCTCCACCTCCACGAAGAGGTTCTCGTCGGTGCGGAAGGCGAGCTGGCCGATGCACTCCTCGGCCTCCGAGCGCAGCTGGCCCACCTTCTGCTGGGCGATCATCACCTTGGTGAACTCGTGCTCGCCGGGCGCCGCCTCGCTCTTGCTGACGGCCTCCTGGAGGGCCACGTCCGCCTGCTCGGAGATGCGCAGGAGGCCTTTGATCTGCGTCAGCTTCTCGTTGGCGCAGTTGAGCTTCACCACGTCCTTGGTGCGTCGCGCCTCTTCGACCTTCTCGAACACCTGGCGGAGCGATTCCCGCATGCCGCCCAGGGCCTGCGTGCTGCGCTCCAGCTTCTGGCTGTCCGGCACGTCACCGGCCTTGTCCAGCGCGGGCGGAGCGGGGCGCGGCGGCGACGCGGGCGACTGCGCCAGCGCCATCCCGGAGGTGACGAGTCCTCCCACGACGGCGAGCATTCCCAGGGTGCGCATGCGCCTCACGAGTCCTTCCGGCCCTTCCCAAGCTGCGAGAGTCGAGCCTAGGAGTGAGGGGGAGGGGTGTCAACGCAATGCCCCATCGCCCCGGAGTCCGGCTTTCCAGCTCCGGAAGTCAGTCCTGGGGGGCCAGGCGGGCGTTGGCCTCGCGCAGGCGGGCGGACAGGCTGCGCGCGATGTTCACGACGATGAAGGTGAAGCCGTCCGCGTGCGCCAGCCGGAAGGTCCGCAAATCCTGCGCGGTGAGCTGGAGCAGCTCCACTTCGCCCAGGGCGCGCACGGTGGCGGAGCGGTGGTCCTTGTCGATGAGGCCCATCTCCCCGAAGAACTCCGGCGGGCCCAGGACGGTGAGGGGCTTCACCTCGTTGCTCACACCCCGGCGCACCACCTCCACCTGGCCGCGCACGATGACGAAGAGGCTGTCACCCAGGTCGCCCTCTTCGAACACCACCTCGCCGTGCGCGTAGCGGTACAGCCGTGCCAGCTCCGCCAGCCGAGCGAGCTCGGCGGGGGCCAGCATCTCGAAGAGAGGGGATGTGGCGATGACTGCCAGCTTCTCCATGTGCTCCCCGCGGGTCCGGTGACCCCGGAAGGTCCGGACGGTCGAGCCTATTCCCCTGGCGAGAAGATGAACGGGTAGCTGACGGGGACGTCGTCACTCGGTTTGAAAGGGAACGTCCAGGCGCGCATGGTGGTCTTGATGCAGTTGATGACCTCGTCGGAGCGCAGGGTGGATTCCTCCACCTCCACGTTGCTGGCGCGGCCGCTGGGCGTCAGGTCGAAGCGGACCATCACCCTGCCCTTGAGGGAGGGGTCGCGCTTGAGCCCGTTCTCGTAGCAGCGCTGGATGGAGGCCTTCCGGCTCTGGATGAAGCGGGCCAGTTCCTTGGGCTTGACCTCGGAGCTATCCACTTCCGGCACCGAGTCCACGACCTGGGGCACCTTGACGACCTGCTTCTGGCCGGTGTTCACGGTGCCCGCGCCGGACGTCTGCGTGGCGCCGATGCCCGCCATCTTGCCGCCGGTGTCTCCCTGCGGATTGGCGATGCCGTTGCCGCCGCCAGAGCCCGCCGTGAGCGCGCCACCCGCCGTCGCGCCCGCGAGCGCCTCCGCCACGTTGGCGCCGCTGCCGGAGTTCCCGAGCACGTCCGCGATGGCGTCTCCGCCGCCGGGGCCCGTGCCGCCCAGCAGCTTGAGGATGCCGGTGTTGCCCACCTTCTCCGTGAGCTGCTGCCGGCGTTCCGCGCTGTTGGCGGGAGCGGACGGCGAAGCGGTGGTGGGCGTCTTCTTCGGAGCGGTCTTTTCCTCTTCCGGCTTCTTCTCCCCGGGCGCGGCCGTCTCCTTGGGCTCCTCCTTCTTCGCGGGCTGGGGCGGAATGATGGCGCGCACGAAGCGGTCTTCCAGCTGGTCCAGCTCCACCTCCGCCTCCACCGGCGCGGGCTGGGCGATGATGAGCGCGACGCTCAGCACGTAGAGCACCAGCATGGTCAGCAGGATGCCGAAGAAGACGCGGTCCACCGTGCGCCACGTGCTGGCCTTCAGCTCCGGGGGGAGGGTGGGCTTGGAACCCGGTGCGGGCGCGGGGATGAAGTGGAAGAAGAGCGTGGCGTCCGGCAGGTCCACCTTGCCGCGGGCGCTCTCCTGCAACGGCAGGTCGAAGGTGTCGTCCGCGCGGCGGGTGGCGAGCCCCTGCTCCCGGAGCGCGTCGAAGTCCACGTCCGACGAGCCCAGGTTGATGCGGCCCTGCATGTGCTCGTCGATGATGAGGTGGAACTGCTGGCCGCGGTTCTCCAGCACCTTGAAGCGCGGCGGGCGCGCCTCGGACGGGGGCATGACGATGGTGTTGCGGGCGTCATCGCCAATGGTGACGGAGTCGTGGAGCAGGTGGTGCTCTTCGACGATGCGCCCGTCCTGGATGACGCCGACGCGCAGCAACTTGGGGCGGGTTTGAAGGGCCATGGATCTAGAACGGGTCCTGCTGCACGCTCTGGACCACCTTGGGCACGAAGCTCTCCGTGCGGTTCAGGTCGTCGAAGCTCGGCTTGGAGCGGTCGAGGAAATAGAAGGCTTCCGGCTTCTGGATGCGCCCCTCGACCTTGATGGCCTCCAGGCGGATGGCCTTGGCTGGCTTCTTCGCCGCCGGAGCCTGGGGCGCTGGCGTCGCGCCGTTCGCCGCCTTCTTCGTGGACGCGGAGTCCTCCGCCCAGGACGGACCGGAGACGGCGACGAGCAGCAGGAGGAGGGCGGGGCGCATGGCGGAAGGTCGGGCTACTGGACGTCCTTGGACACCTT
Coding sequences within:
- the mpl gene encoding UDP-N-acetylmuramate:L-alanyl-gamma-D-glutamyl-meso-diaminopimelate ligase, which translates into the protein MADDNGNVLDTLDPQSVRRIHLVGVAGTGMGSFAGMLKAAGYDVTGSDENVYPPMSDMLRTWGIPASSPYSPANLDAAKPDLVIIGNVIRRVNPEATAVRERGLKQMSFPAALGSLFLDRSHSVVVAGTHGKTTTSSLMAHVLVAAGKDPSFLVGGVTQNYAGNYRVGKGPHFVVEGDEYDTAYWDKGSKFLHYRPRTAIVTSVEFDHADIFRDLPHYEATFEKFVRLVPKDGQLVVCAAYPNAVRIAREGTAPVSTYVAKEGADADYTPKNLSFGPEGARFNVVEKGQDLGTVTLPMSGAHNVENALAVIAAARGLGLTFAEIQQGLSTFQGVKRRQEVRAEVDGVLVVDDFAHHPTAVRETIAAIHHRYPDRRLWAIFEPRSNTSRRNIHQEDYAHAFPGATRASLKVPERHDKVPEGEELNVPKLIEALKGQGIAADGATDVQTLVDRVATEAKSGDVLLVMSNGAFGGFIDKLLTALKSRAGKGT
- a CDS encoding polysaccharide biosynthesis/export family protein → MRSSRLCFILPVLLAVLSACHADTRPPPPPPTPASSAEAAATSGGNLGPGDVVEVRVFQEPEHSGTWRVSPEGTIDYPLCGKVSLSGLTASAAADALRDCLARYLRRPQVSVLVREYNSQKIFVFGEVQKPGTFPVTGEVSIIQAITLAGGFTKLAAKNNTLVTRVVDGQERKIRVPVEDIGVGRERNFLLQAGDIVFVPESFF
- a CDS encoding inositol monophosphatase family protein, with protein sequence MAHEPETPAALRRTAEEGARMAGRILRERFPQHRTIEFKGGIDLVTDADRTSEAALLDFLRQRYPRHAILAEESGATQGSDTFRWVVDPLDGTTNYSHQVPHFCVSVAVEGPEGTVAGAVYDPMRDELFSAAKGEGATLNGVPLKASPTATLERALLCTGFPYDVRERPDLPVGLFSQLILLAQGMRRTGSAALDLAYVAAGRFDGYFEFGLKPWDIAAGGLLVAEAGGVIVHIDGRPFDVLKGDVLASGANLAPQLMTQAKRFLDEIGWTSRD
- a CDS encoding serine hydrolase domain-containing protein, whose protein sequence is MSQHPIANLQAVLDDGVELGIFPSAQAVVLHKGVQVFGGVAGNVKGDTRFDLASLTKAMSTTALFLRLWTEGKVGPDTLVSRYFPGSPAGDAGVTVADLLYHRSGLPAFVPFFADALKAHPELLDAGCPASVRAQVHADVLHTAAATPLDAPVRTKSVYSDVGFILLGDILARAGGAPLDVLFHRHVAEPLELKARFHRLSDFPADGATAPTGAMRPREPAPGQESLWKDVPSQPSRPAEVDDDNAWVLDGVAGHAGLFGTAVDVARFGQAVLEGAAGTHAAIAPGPLWHRALATDPKVEGSTRSMGFDSPSKGYSSAGRFIGDTPPGAVGHLGFTGTSLWVDLRRSLVVALITNRVAQGRQDLRIRDFRPAFHELVVEALDLHVLP
- a CDS encoding cyclic nucleotide-binding domain-containing protein — protein: MEKLAVIATSPLFEMLAPAELARLAELARLYRYAHGEVVFEEGDLGDSLFVIVRGQVEVVRRGVSNEVKPLTVLGPPEFFGEMGLIDKDHRSATVRALGEVELLQLTAQDLRTFRLAHADGFTFIVVNIARSLSARLREANARLAPQD
- a CDS encoding AgmX/PglI C-terminal domain-containing protein, giving the protein MALQTRPKLLRVGVIQDGRIVEEHHLLHDSVTIGDDARNTIVMPPSEARPPRFKVLENRGQQFHLIIDEHMQGRINLGSSDVDFDALREQGLATRRADDTFDLPLQESARGKVDLPDATLFFHFIPAPAPGSKPTLPPELKASTWRTVDRVFFGILLTMLVLYVLSVALIIAQPAPVEAEVELDQLEDRFVRAIIPPQPAKKEEPKETAAPGEKKPEEEKTAPKKTPTTASPSAPANSAERRQQLTEKVGNTGILKLLGGTGPGGGDAIADVLGNSGSGANVAEALAGATAGGALTAGSGGGNGIANPQGDTGGKMAGIGATQTSGAGTVNTGQKQVVKVPQVVDSVPEVDSSEVKPKELARFIQSRKASIQRCYENGLKRDPSLKGRVMVRFDLTPSGRASNVEVEESTLRSDEVINCIKTTMRAWTFPFKPSDDVPVSYPFIFSPGE
- a CDS encoding TlpA family protein disulfide reductase, which translates into the protein MRRPFLLSLGALAFALGCSAAPTPLPPLTDRTGGGTRSSSSALESNRASGQPLVFQVKRYPDNSPYDLKSDRGQVVLLDVWATWCEPCKDALPMYAQLQKEYGSRGFKAYALNVDEDVRAIPPFLEEAKVELPILLDANALVSERLLKVRLMPTTFLIDRKGVVRHVHEGFAEEFLQKFQTEIEQLLAEPAS